A region from the Volucribacter amazonae genome encodes:
- a CDS encoding O-antigen ligase family protein → MLKHIIRVNFTTVLISFFFLSILFLVKGYNYSPFILVVIGVGYLIYFLIKKNKIQLTSFDKQIIFVYVFYFATFLLSVIIHGDKARVLDNPTKILLFLPLLLLFKRFPIKENIILHTIPFGAFIAGLVAIYQRFILHKEQAFYTHMHIQGGDIAMSIAMFSVVATLYFTIKKQYKLTALYTFFSLMGILAGFLSTARGAWIGLPFILFFIFFIYKQYLPKKSIMAFVAMIVIIIAGASLVPNTSISHRFHQATHEITAYFDKGNGSTSVGARFDMWKSALLQAQQKPFLGWGQQGVTENRLEQGKQGIISEYASQFSHAHNQYLDDLSKRGIIGLIALLTILFIPFRIFIKAINKDNLEQTTLALLGGVHIISVAFYFISQGFLAHNSGTVFYFFLVIVFYAMLQQKSKN, encoded by the coding sequence ATGTTAAAACACATTATAAGAGTAAATTTTACCACAGTATTAATCTCTTTTTTCTTTCTCTCCATATTATTTTTAGTAAAAGGTTATAATTATTCACCTTTTATTTTGGTAGTAATTGGAGTTGGATATTTAATTTATTTTTTGATTAAGAAAAATAAAATTCAGCTAACCAGCTTTGATAAACAAATTATTTTTGTTTATGTATTCTATTTTGCCACTTTTTTATTATCAGTGATTATACATGGTGATAAAGCAAGGGTATTGGATAATCCAACAAAAATTTTATTATTTTTACCCTTGTTATTATTATTTAAGCGTTTTCCAATAAAAGAGAATATTATTTTACATACCATACCATTTGGGGCTTTTATTGCAGGTTTAGTTGCAATTTATCAACGCTTTATTTTGCATAAAGAACAAGCATTTTATACCCATATGCATATTCAAGGGGGAGATATTGCAATGTCTATTGCAATGTTTTCTGTGGTGGCTACGTTATATTTTACTATAAAAAAACAATATAAATTGACCGCACTTTATACTTTCTTTTCGTTAATGGGGATTTTGGCTGGCTTTTTATCTACGGCTCGTGGTGCTTGGATTGGTTTACCTTTTATTTTATTTTTTATTTTCTTTATTTATAAGCAATATTTACCGAAAAAAAGTATTATGGCTTTTGTTGCAATGATTGTTATTATTATTGCAGGCGCAAGTTTAGTACCTAATACTTCTATTAGTCATCGTTTTCATCAAGCTACCCATGAAATTACTGCTTATTTTGATAAAGGAAATGGCTCAACCTCTGTGGGGGCACGTTTTGATATGTGGAAAAGTGCGTTATTACAAGCTCAACAAAAGCCCTTTTTAGGTTGGGGGCAGCAAGGTGTTACAGAAAATCGTTTGGAGCAAGGTAAGCAAGGTATTATTAGCGAATATGCTTCTCAATTTAGTCATGCACATAATCAATATTTAGATGATCTTTCTAAGAGAGGAATAATTGGTTTAATTGCCTTATTAACGATATTATTTATTCCTTTTAGAATTTTTATTAAAGCAATAAATAAGGATAATTTAGAACAAACAACCTTAGCATTATTGGGGGGCGTCCATATTATTTCAGTGGCTTTTTATTTTATTAGTCAAGGCTTTTTAGCTCATAACTCGGGGACGGTTTTTTATTTCTTTCTTGTAATTGTGTTTTATGCAATGTTACAACAAAAATCAAAAAATTAA
- the infA gene encoding translation initiation factor IF-1, with protein sequence MAKEDCIEMQGTILETLPNTMFRVELENGHVVTAHISGKMRKNYIRILTGDKVTVEMTPYDLTKGRIIFRSR encoded by the coding sequence ATGGCTAAAGAAGATTGTATTGAAATGCAAGGCACGATTTTAGAAACCTTGCCAAACACGATGTTTCGTGTAGAACTAGAAAATGGGCATGTAGTTACAGCTCATATTTCAGGGAAGATGCGTAAAAACTATATTCGTATTTTAACTGGCGATAAAGTTACGGTGGAAATGACCCCTTACGATTTAACTAAAGGGCGAATTATTTTCCGCAGCCGTTAA
- the manA gene encoding mannose-6-phosphate isomerase, class I, with protein MTSIYKLTGTIQHYVWGGNQYIPNLLNINASNPHYAELWLGAHSSSPALIEQDQHTIPLNQFLQQNPTALGQQSKKKFGNRLPYLLKILDVKQPLSIQLHPTKQQAELGFARENQQNIPLTDSKRTYKDDNHKPEMMIALSDFWLLHGFKPKSQIIESLKTRPSLTALAQQLAQQNLADFYAHIMQADHQQLAQWLQPILEQNQGKTLPLTDPDYWVCYTADSMQLAPQKLDAGLMCFYLFNLVHLKTGEGIYQAAGIPHAYLRGQNIELMAESDNVIRGGLTPKHIDIAELLKVIDYQEITPTIISPAPQAVYTYPTPAKDFALTQICYQQGQQLQRQAINAETLLVMQGKIQLTSGDSSVELTQGQSAFICAESHYQIEGLQEGYLVIAKLPDE; from the coding sequence ATGACAAGCATCTATAAACTCACAGGAACAATTCAACATTATGTTTGGGGAGGTAATCAATATATTCCTAATCTATTGAATATCAACGCCAGCAATCCCCATTATGCCGAACTCTGGCTAGGTGCACATTCCAGCTCGCCAGCCCTTATTGAGCAAGATCAACACACAATTCCGCTAAACCAATTTTTACAGCAAAATCCTACCGCACTTGGACAACAAAGTAAGAAAAAATTTGGCAATCGCCTCCCTTATTTACTAAAAATCCTAGATGTTAAACAGCCTTTATCCATTCAACTTCACCCCACAAAGCAACAAGCAGAATTAGGTTTTGCACGAGAAAATCAGCAAAATATCCCCCTAACCGACAGCAAACGCACTTATAAAGATGACAACCACAAACCTGAAATGATGATTGCCTTATCGGATTTTTGGTTATTGCATGGTTTTAAACCTAAATCACAAATTATTGAGAGTTTAAAAACTCGCCCATCCTTGACCGCACTTGCCCAACAATTAGCTCAACAGAATCTTGCCGATTTCTATGCTCATATTATGCAAGCGGATCATCAGCAATTAGCACAATGGTTACAACCTATTCTCGAACAAAATCAAGGCAAAACTCTGCCCTTAACTGACCCAGATTATTGGGTATGTTATACCGCTGACAGTATGCAACTTGCCCCACAAAAACTTGATGCAGGCTTAATGTGCTTTTATTTATTCAACCTTGTTCATCTCAAAACAGGCGAAGGAATCTACCAAGCAGCAGGAATTCCACACGCTTATTTGCGTGGGCAAAATATTGAATTAATGGCGGAATCCGACAATGTGATCCGAGGCGGACTCACCCCAAAACATATTGATATTGCAGAATTATTAAAGGTCATTGATTACCAAGAAATTACACCAACAATCATCAGCCCCGCCCCTCAAGCCGTCTATACCTACCCAACCCCTGCTAAAGATTTTGCCTTAACTCAAATTTGTTACCAACAAGGACAACAACTGCAACGCCAAGCAATAAATGCTGAAACTCTACTGGTTATGCAAGGTAAAATTCAGCTAACCAGTGGCGATAGCAGCGTTGAACTGACACAAGGACAAAGTGCTTTTATTTGTGCGGAAAGCCATTATCAAATAGAAGGATTACAGGAGGGATATTTAGTCATCGCAAAACTGCCTGATGAATAA
- the rfbB gene encoding dTDP-glucose 4,6-dehydratase: MVKILVTGGAGFIGSALIRYLIKHTLHQVINVDKLTYAGNLLALSSISTNDRYTFIQTDICDKAQLSQIFHQHQPDWVIHLAAETHVDRSIQQAQNFIQTNIIGTYTLLETACHYWQLLPQEKQRDFRFHHVSTDEVYGDWRSDSVGADEYATCMPSSPYSASKAASDHLVTAWARTYGLPILLTRSSNNYGAYQYPEKLIPSFILKAIKGEKLPIYGDGSQIRDWLFVDDHVQALYKVLTAGKIGEIYNIGANNLQTNLAVVQQICQLLEEMEPNKPQGVQYYHQLIAYVADRPGHDKCYVLDSSKIFHQLEWQPKQSFAEGLRQTVAWYLQHRHHYV; the protein is encoded by the coding sequence ATGGTAAAAATATTAGTCACAGGTGGGGCAGGCTTTATTGGTTCTGCCCTGATTAGATATTTAATTAAACATACTTTGCATCAGGTAATTAATGTTGATAAATTAACTTATGCAGGCAATTTATTGGCTTTATCTTCTATATCAACAAATGATCGTTATACCTTTATTCAAACGGATATTTGTGATAAAGCTCAACTTAGCCAAATTTTTCATCAACATCAACCTGATTGGGTTATTCATCTAGCCGCAGAAACTCACGTTGATCGTTCTATTCAGCAAGCACAAAATTTTATTCAAACCAACATTATTGGTACTTACACCTTATTAGAAACTGCTTGTCATTATTGGCAATTATTACCTCAGGAAAAACAACGAGATTTTCGTTTTCATCATGTTTCTACTGATGAAGTTTATGGTGATTGGCGATCAGATTCAGTAGGAGCTGATGAATATGCCACTTGTATGCCAAGTAGCCCTTATTCAGCATCAAAAGCAGCCAGTGATCATCTTGTTACCGCTTGGGCGAGAACTTATGGATTACCTATTTTGCTTACTCGGTCTTCCAATAATTATGGTGCTTATCAATATCCAGAAAAGTTAATTCCTTCCTTTATTTTAAAGGCAATAAAAGGGGAAAAATTGCCTATTTATGGGGACGGTAGTCAAATTAGAGATTGGTTATTCGTTGATGATCATGTGCAGGCATTATATAAAGTGCTTACGGCGGGAAAAATCGGCGAGATTTATAATATTGGGGCGAATAATCTGCAAACTAATTTGGCGGTAGTACAACAAATTTGCCAATTATTAGAAGAAATGGAACCCAATAAACCTCAAGGTGTGCAATATTATCATCAACTTATTGCGTATGTGGCTGACCGCCCCGGGCATGATAAATGTTATGTTTTGGATAGCAGTAAGATTTTTCATCAATTAGAATGGCAGCCTAAGCAATCCTTTGCGGAGGGCTTACGCCAAACTGTTGCTTGGTATTTACAACATAGACATCATTATGTTTAA